From a single Kryptolebias marmoratus isolate JLee-2015 linkage group LG17, ASM164957v2, whole genome shotgun sequence genomic region:
- the LOC108228980 gene encoding hydroxycarboxylic acid receptor 2-like, which translates to MAPEGNFTTVSTLMPPAPGGGGGCPPVGIQLEGVIMPPVLIVDVILGLLGNLMALWIFCFKLKAWNPNALFLFNLVIADFLALVSLLLRIDALLRGHWVFGDGMCRINLFLMFSNRSASIALMTVVAIYRYLKVVHPHHRFNQMTKRQAAVVSVFVWLLVISPRVPMLAYNHIKGRGDRTQCFFFTSYKEASRAIIILVGMHRILTVLEFIFPMAMLLFCSIRISSFLKQRQMGKPGKVRKAMRMCAAIVVVFIVCFLPTMVTTIGVWVIKSFRPWDCAAFYTFTQLTIVSLGLNFLNSALDPVVYVFSSSMFRKALLGAMPRPLRCGQDEDENAASSSGRQSTTQQELKSIRGSEAI; encoded by the exons ATGGCCCCAGAAGGCAACTTTACCACAGTTTCCACCCTGATGCCCCCAGCTCCTGGTGGAGGTGGGGGCTGCCCCCCGGTGGGCATCCAGCTGGAGGGTGTGATCATGCCTCCGGTCCTCATCGTGGACGTCATCCTGGGGCTGCTGGGAAATCTGATGGCCCTGTGGATCTTCTGCTTCAAACTGAAGGCCTGGAACCCCAACGCCCTGTTCCTCTTCAACCTGGTCATCGCTGACTTCCTGGCTCTGGTCAGCCTGCTGCTGAGGATCGATGCCTTGCTCAGGGGTCACTGGGTGTTCGGAGACGGCATGTGCCGGATCAACCTCTTCCTGATGTTTTCCAACCGGTCGGCCAGCATCGCACTCATGACCGTGGTGGCAATTTATCGTTACCTTAAG GTGGTCCATCCTCACCATCGCTTCAACCAGATGACGAAGCGGCAGGCTGCGGTGGTGTCGGTGTTCGTCTGGCTGTTGGTGATCAGTCCTCGGGTCCCCATGCTGgcctacaaccacatcaaaggCAGAGGGGACAGGACCCAGTGCTTCTTCTTCACGTCCTACAAAGAGGCGTCCCGCGCCATTATCATCCTGGTGGGCATGCACCGCATCCTGACGGTGCTGGAGTTCATCTTCCCCATGGCCATGCTGCTCTTCTGCTCCATCCGGATCTCCAGCTTCCTGAAGCAGAGGCAGATGGGAAAACCTGGCAAAGTACGCAAGGCCATGCGAATGTGTGCCGCCATTGTGGTCGTCTTCATAGTGTGTTTCCTGCCCACCATGGTGACCACCATCGGTGTTTGGGTCATCAAGTCGTTCCGCCCGTGGGACTGCGCCGCCTTCTACACTTTCACCCAGCTCACCATCGTGTCTTTGGGTCTGAACTTCCTGAACTCAGCTCTGGACCCGGTGGTCTACGTCTTCTCCAGTTCCATGTTCAGGAAGGCCCTGCTGGGAGCGATGCCCCGCCCCCTGCGCTGCGGACAGGACGAAGACGAGAACGCAGCGTCTTCATCAGGACGTCAGTCCACCACCCAGCAGGAGCTGAAGTCCATCAGAGGCAGCGAGGCCATTTAA